TCTTTCAATTCAATAATATCAATTCTTCTTTCTCCCTTTTCTATTTTTGAAATATAGGATTGAGGTTTTTTTAATCTTAAAGCAACGTCTTTTTGTTTTAAACCAACATCAAAACGAGCTTGTCTAATCTTTAATATTATATTTTTATACTCTTTAGAACAAATTGACTTTAACATATAATATAAGTATATATTCTATTATAGAATAACCCAAAATAGGTTTTTAAAATAAAGGAACAAGAAAAAATAATTTTGAATAAAATTAAGAAACCTTCATATGTAAAAAGTGAAAATTGGCGGTGTTTTTTGATTGATGTTCGAACATTTTTCGAGCAAAACCCCCAATAAGGAAGCCAGCCCCGCCGTCGCTCGGAAACCTCGCCACCCCGCAAAAAAGTTTTCTTCACAATTTTTAATTTGCGCGCGCCGATTTTTTTCTTCTAAAAGGAAAAGAAAACTTTTGTGCGGGGTTCTGCTCTGAACGAGCAGGACGGCGGGGCTGTCCGCTTTTTGTATTCGCTCGGGCGTGGCGGAATTCCCCCCAAACCCCCCTTCCGCCATGCCCTCGCGGGGACGATTCTTTTTTTCGGCGGAATTTGAGGCTGTGCCAATTTCATTGGCGCGCCACCTAAATATAGGTTTATCGTAGCAAAAAAACTAAAATTTGACAACCAAAAATAAATTTAATACAATATCAATAAGTATTGATATAATTAACATTGGTTAAATTATGAAACCAAAATGCTGTCGCAATAAAGAATCAACTGCCGAACTCGGCAAGGCCGTTGAATTTCTAAAGGTCGTAGCCGAGGAAAACAGAATGAAAATACTATGTATGTTGAGATCGGGAGAAAAATGCGTCTGCGATATCTGGCAATTCCTTGATATCCCCCAAAACCTCACATCGCATCATTTAAAAGTCCTGAAAGATTTTAAATTAGTGGAGGATCGAAAAGAGGGCTTGAGAGTTTATTATTCAATCAACAAAAAAGAAGTTAATAAATATAATTCATTATTAAATAAATTTTTACAATCGTATGAAAAATAGCGACAAAATTCAAGTTTTAGGTTCAGGATGTCCAACTTGCAAAAAACTTTTTGAACTAACGAAGCAAGCCGTTCAAGAATTAGGGATAAAAACAGAAGTGGAATATATCACCGACATTCAAAAAATAATTGAGATGGGCGTAATGCAAAGTCCGGTTTTGGCGATAAATGGCAAACCGGTAATGACCGGATCAGTGTCTGATATAGAAAAAATTAAAGAATTAATAACTAAAGAAACTACCGAGACAACATCGGAAAATAAACCTGCCTGCAGTTGCGGAGGTAATTGTTAATAAAAGCTATGGATATTTTTTACCCACTACAATTATTTGCGGACTGGCTAAGTTATTCGGTCTTTAATCTAAGCTCGGAAGCTCATCTGGGAACGGCGGTTAATTTTTTTATTTATGATTCCCTGAAAATCCTCATTCTGCTTTTGATCATCAACTATTTCATGGCGGTTATTCGGCATTATTTGCCGATTGAAAAGCTTCGCGATTTTCTCGCTTCAAGGAAATGGTACGGATTGGATTATTTTTTGGCTGCGATCTTTGGAACAATCACGCCTTTCTGTTCCTGCTCTTCAATCCCTTTATTTATCGGATTTTTGGAAGCTGGTATACCGCTCGGAGTGACACTATCCTTTTTAATTACTTCACCATTGGTAAACCAAGTGGCGGTCGTTTTGTTTGCCGGACTTTTTGGCTGGAAAGTGACAATCCTATATGTTATCTCGGCAATTTTACTGGGCGTAATCGGTGGTTTTATATTGAGCAAGCTAAAACTGGAAAAACATGTGGCTGATTATGTCTGGAATATTAAAAGCAAAAAGATAGATATTCAAAATGGCAAGGAAAAATTCAGTGTACTGATCAGAAAGTTTTGGCATGAGGGGCTGGATTTGACTAAAAAAATAACGCCTTATGTGCTTTTAGGTATTGCGGTCGGGGCGGCGATACATGGCTTTATTCCGACTGGGTTTTTTGAAAAATACATAACAGCCGAAAATTTGTTTGCTGTTCCAATTGCTACGCTTGTTGCTGTTCCAATGTATGCCAATGCGGTCGGAGTAATACCGATAATGCAATCTCTCGTTGAAAAAGGTATCCCCCTGGGCACAGCTATGGCTTTTATGATGGCCGTAGTCGGGCTCTCGCTCCCCGAAGCGTTGATATTGAAACGAGTAATGAAAATTAAATTGCTGATTTATTTTTTTGGAATCACAACTTTAAATATAATCATAATCGGGTATTTATTTAATGCCTTTGTAAAATAAAAATTATGAACAAAAAAATCATTAATTATTGGAATATCTGTCGGCGTTGTAGTTTTGGCAGTTTTGGCTATTGCCAGTTCTGGCGGATCTCCAAAGTCTTCCAATGCGACTGCTAACATTCAAAATAGCCAAAATAATACGGCTAACCAAGGATATTCTTCAAGATCTCAAACTGCTGAAAAAATTGAGGTTGTTCATTTTCATGCTACCCAACAATGCTGGTCATGTATCACGGTTGGTGAATATGCTCTCAAAACAATCAAAGAAAAATTTCCGGAGGAATATAAAAACGGCACCATAGTTTTTAAGGATGTAAACGGTGAATTGCCAGAAAATAGGGACATGGTTATGAAATACCGTGCCAGAGGATCTTCTCTTTATATCAACGCTATAAGTTCCGGATCGGATAATATTGAGGAAGATACGGCTGTGTGGCGACTGGTTACCAATGAACAGCAGTTTTTGAATTATTTTGAGTCCAAGCTCAAGAAACTGCTCGGCAAACAATAAAAATATGATGGAGTTAATAAACAGTTTAATAGACAATTACAATATCCCCGTTTTGTCGGCATTTCTTTTAGGAGTGCTTACCTCTATAAGCCCCTGTCCTCTGGCGACCAATATCACAGCCGTTGCCTTTATCTCTAAAGACATCAAGACTCCGAAACATACGATCCTGTCTGGACTTTTTTATACTTTAGGTAGAGGTATAAGCTACACTTTACTGGCGACTTTGATTTATTTTGGCTTATCATCTTTTCAAATTTCTCGAATTTTTCAAGGTTGGGGTGATAAAGTTTTGGGTCCTGTCTTGATAGTTATTGGCTTAGCAATGTTTGGCGTTATAAAAATCAATTTGAAAAATAACAGTCAAACGACTGAGAAAATAAAATTGTGGCTGGCAGATAAGGGGTATATTGGATCTTTAGCCTTGGGAATGTTGTTTGCTTTTGCCTTTTGTCCTTACAGCGGAGTATTATTTTTCGGAGTCTTAATTCCGTTGGTTCTTCAATCTACCGGCGGTCTTTTGTTGCCTCCTCTTTTTGCCTTAGGCACAGGCTTGCCGGTGATTATCTTTTCCGTTCTTATAGCTTTTAGCATGCAAGCGGTCGGTAAAGCGTTCCAAGCGGTGCAGAAAATAGAAAAGTGGCTTCGGTATGGGGTGGCCTCAATTTTTATACTGACAGGAATTTATTATTTGCAGTACTTGGTCAAGTTTCTGATGAATTTATAATTTATGCTTAAAAAATATTTGCCAATTTCAATAATAATTTTATGCATAGTAGCTGTTTCCAGCTTAATAATGTCTGTCAGCGGAGCGAGAGATGATACAACCAAACAAACCAATCAAGAAAAAGTAAAAATAGCTGTTTGCCCGACTTTTTTGAGCTTGGCAAGTACATTAGATCAAGATGAATTTGAGATAATAAAAACACAATCAACATCGGAAAGTTTAGATTTATTAAACAACAAAACAGTAGATTATGTTTTAGCTGGCAGACCACCAAAACCACATGAGAAAAATTATCAAACTGAATTCATTTCAAAAATAGGATATTCTTTTGTCAGTAAAACCGAAAAGGCGGTCACTAAAGATGATTTGGACAAAGAAAAAATCTGTTCTGATCTTGATGAGGGTAAAATTTACGAGGGCTTACATTTGAAAGAAGTGGTTCAAGTTAACAATATTCTTGAGTGTCCGCAAGAATCTATCGTTATTACCTCGTGGGATAATACAAATTATGGAGAATTCTGGCCGGTTCATGTTATGAACGATGATGGATCAAGACATATTTTATCAAGAACCCCGATTGTTTATTGTAAAGAAGCTTGTCCGCTCAATATTATTAATCAAATAAAAATAGCTTATGAAAAATAAAATTATAATTCCGGGTGTTTTGTTTGCAGTCGTGGCAATTTTTTCAATTATCATTATTGTGCAAAATAATAATCACGCTGAACAGCCGGCAATTCAATCATCCGACAATATTAAAACTGAGGATCAGGGCATTGTTCTCTTTTATGGTGACGGATGCCCTCACTGCGAGATCGTGGAAAAATATGTCACGGAAAACAATATCGAATCCATAGTATCATTTGCCAAAAAAGAAGTTTATTATAATAAACAAAATTCAGCAGAGCTGGTCGAAAAGGCTGAATCTTGTGGAATGCCAACCGATTCCATCGGTGTGCCGTTTTTATGGGACGGCTCAAAATGTCACGTGGGCGATCATGACATAATCGAGTTTTTTAAATTAAAAACGAATATTCAATAATATGAAAAAAATATTTATCTTTGTGTTATCAATATTCGGATTAAATCTTTTAATGACTAAACAAGCCTTGGCGGTTTGTCCGATATGCACTGTTGCCGTGGGAGCCGGTGTCGGTTTTTCGCGCTGGATTGGTATAGATGATTCTATAACAGGCCTGTGGATCGGCGGATTGACGGTGTCCATGATCACTTGGACTGTCTCATGGTTTGACAAGAAAAATATCCACTTCAGAGGAAGAATGCTGGCGACAATTGTTGGTTATTATCTTTTGATTGTTGTTCCGCTTTATTTTATGGGCATAATTGGCAATCCTTTAAATACTATCTGTGCCTGTGGTTTAGATAAATTGGTCATCGGGGTTTTGGTTGGCAGTATCGCTTTTTGGTTCGGGGCAAGTTGGTATTATCACCTAAAAGAGAAAAACGGCGGACATGCTTATTTCCCATTTCAAAAAGTCGTCATGCCTATCAGCCCGCTTATTATCATGAGTATAATATTTTATCTTTTAACAAAATAATTATTTAAAAATATGAGCAAAGAACAACCAATAAAAAATTTAAACGAATTTATAGAAAAGGTAGATCAGATGAAAAAGCAGGACAAGATGGACTTGTCTTCGGATCAGGATTTGAGTATCGCTATTATGAATCTGGTCTCTATTGAGGAACACTTCTTTTTTACCGGAGCAAAACTTGGTAAAAACGAATATTACGACATGATAAAAGACGTTAGAGAGATGAGAAAGGAATTGCTCAAAAAAATCATTAAAGAATACGAGGGCGAAGTTTGGTGTATTTCAAAACATTTGCTTGCCGCTTCAATGCGCCTTATGGAAGTTGGCACGAAACAATTGGGAATGGACAGAAAAAAAGAAGCGTATGATCTTTTTAACAAGGCGTATAATCTTTACTCTTTGTTTTGGGGTCTGAATATGAAATTGCTGAATGTCGGCGACATTAAAAAAATTGACGACAAAGCGATAAACAAAAACGACACGGAGAAAAAAGGATTTATGGGAAAGCTTGGCGAATTAGTTAAAAAAGCAATTGATTGCTGTATTGAATAATTTTTTATCATGTATTTATTGGAAATTTTAGGGAGTTCCTTAGCGTTGCCCGCGAATGGCTGGGTGGGTCAAGGGCAACATCTCTTTTGGTGGCGCATTTTGCTTTGCAAAATACAGCCTCAAATTCCGCCGAAAAAAAGAATCGTCCCCGCGAGGGCATGGCGGAAGGGGGGTTTGGGGGGAATTCCGCCACGCCCGAGCGAATACAAAAAGCGGACAGC
This genomic stretch from Candidatus Paceibacterota bacterium harbors:
- a CDS encoding helix-turn-helix transcriptional regulator is translated as MLKSICSKEYKNIILKIRQARFDVGLKQKDVALRLKKPQSYISKIEKGERRIDIIELKELAKIYKKDVIFFIK
- a CDS encoding metalloregulator ArsR/SmtB family transcription factor, translated to MKPKCCRNKESTAELGKAVEFLKVVAEENRMKILCMLRSGEKCVCDIWQFLDIPQNLTSHHLKVLKDFKLVEDRKEGLRVYYSINKKEVNKYNSLLNKFLQSYEK
- a CDS encoding thioredoxin family protein encodes the protein MKNSDKIQVLGSGCPTCKKLFELTKQAVQELGIKTEVEYITDIQKIIEMGVMQSPVLAINGKPVMTGSVSDIEKIKELITKETTETTSENKPACSCGGNC
- a CDS encoding permease, translating into MDIFYPLQLFADWLSYSVFNLSSEAHLGTAVNFFIYDSLKILILLLIINYFMAVIRHYLPIEKLRDFLASRKWYGLDYFLAAIFGTITPFCSCSSIPLFIGFLEAGIPLGVTLSFLITSPLVNQVAVVLFAGLFGWKVTILYVISAILLGVIGGFILSKLKLEKHVADYVWNIKSKKIDIQNGKEKFSVLIRKFWHEGLDLTKKITPYVLLGIAVGAAIHGFIPTGFFEKYITAENLFAVPIATLVAVPMYANAVGVIPIMQSLVEKGIPLGTAMAFMMAVVGLSLPEALILKRVMKIKLLIYFFGITTLNIIIIGYLFNAFVK
- a CDS encoding nitrophenyl compound nitroreductase subunit ArsF family protein — encoded protein: MAVLAIASSGGSPKSSNATANIQNSQNNTANQGYSSRSQTAEKIEVVHFHATQQCWSCITVGEYALKTIKEKFPEEYKNGTIVFKDVNGELPENRDMVMKYRARGSSLYINAISSGSDNIEEDTAVWRLVTNEQQFLNYFESKLKKLLGKQ
- a CDS encoding aromatic aminobenezylarsenical efflux permease ArsG family transporter, whose amino-acid sequence is MELINSLIDNYNIPVLSAFLLGVLTSISPCPLATNITAVAFISKDIKTPKHTILSGLFYTLGRGISYTLLATLIYFGLSSFQISRIFQGWGDKVLGPVLIVIGLAMFGVIKINLKNNSQTTEKIKLWLADKGYIGSLALGMLFAFAFCPYSGVLFFGVLIPLVLQSTGGLLLPPLFALGTGLPVIIFSVLIAFSMQAVGKAFQAVQKIEKWLRYGVASIFILTGIYYLQYLVKFLMNL